Proteins from a genomic interval of Phenylobacterium sp. LH3H17:
- a CDS encoding arylesterase, with protein sequence MADTPTSLTTRRALIAAVALTLPGAALAAPRRVVTLLGDSITAGYGLPARAALPARLQAELDRLGAGALVRGAGVSGDTTAGGLARLDFSVQKDTAVCVVALGGNDLLQGQDPKRTKANLDRIVARLRARKIAVVVAGLKPPSVIGGAYAREFEAVFAAVARAHRAALYPNLLAGVAQTPTLNQRDGFHPNAQGVQVIARGLAPVVLKALAGRA encoded by the coding sequence ATGGCCGACACACCCACCAGCCTGACGACCCGCCGCGCGCTGATCGCCGCCGTGGCCCTGACCCTGCCCGGCGCGGCCCTGGCGGCGCCCCGGCGCGTGGTCACCCTGTTGGGCGATTCCATCACCGCGGGCTACGGCCTGCCCGCGCGCGCCGCCCTCCCCGCCCGGCTGCAGGCCGAGCTCGACCGGCTGGGCGCAGGCGCCCTGGTCCGCGGCGCCGGTGTCTCGGGCGACACCACCGCCGGCGGCCTCGCCCGCCTCGACTTCAGCGTCCAGAAAGACACGGCGGTCTGCGTCGTGGCCCTGGGCGGCAACGACCTGCTGCAGGGCCAGGATCCCAAGCGCACCAAGGCCAATCTCGACCGCATCGTCGCCCGGCTGCGGGCGCGGAAGATCGCGGTGGTGGTGGCGGGCCTGAAGCCCCCGTCGGTGATCGGCGGCGCCTATGCCCGGGAGTTCGAGGCGGTGTTCGCCGCGGTGGCCCGCGCCCATCGCGCGGCCCTCTACCCCAACCTGCTGGCCGGCGTCGCCCAGACCCCGACGCTGAACCAGCGCGACGGCTTCCACCCCAACGCTCAGGGCGTCCAAGTCATCGCCCGCGGTCTGGCGCCGGTGGTGTTGAAGGCCTTGGCGGGTCGCGCCTAG
- a CDS encoding ABC transporter ATP-binding protein, protein MSDSGPPLVLSNVCLTLPSAAGPVDILRDLSFSVAEKERVAVTGPSGSGKSSLIAVAAGLERPTAGWVTLFGRELSKLDEDGRARLRRGRVSLVFQAFHLLPNMTALENVAAPMEIAGAADAEAVAKSWLDRVGLSARLKHYPHQLSGGEQQRVALARALAPRPALLFADEPTGNLDGVNAAHVADLLFGLVAEEGAALVLVTHDEALAARADRRVRLADGRVAP, encoded by the coding sequence TTGTCCGACTCTGGTCCGCCGCTCGTGCTCTCGAACGTCTGCCTCACCCTGCCGTCCGCGGCGGGTCCCGTGGATATCCTGCGCGACCTGAGCTTTTCCGTGGCCGAGAAGGAGCGGGTGGCGGTCACCGGGCCGTCCGGGTCGGGCAAGTCCTCGCTGATCGCCGTGGCCGCGGGACTGGAGCGCCCGACCGCCGGCTGGGTCACCCTGTTCGGCCGTGAATTGTCGAAGCTGGACGAAGACGGCCGGGCCCGCCTGCGCCGGGGTCGGGTCAGCCTGGTGTTCCAGGCCTTTCACCTGCTGCCCAACATGACCGCCCTGGAGAATGTCGCCGCGCCCATGGAGATCGCCGGGGCGGCCGACGCCGAGGCCGTGGCGAAAAGCTGGCTGGACCGGGTCGGCCTCTCGGCGCGGTTGAAGCATTATCCGCATCAGCTCTCCGGCGGCGAGCAGCAGCGGGTGGCGCTCGCCCGGGCGCTCGCGCCGCGGCCCGCCCTGCTGTTCGCCGACGAGCCCACCGGCAATCTCGACGGGGTCAACGCCGCCCACGTGGCCGACCTGCTGTTCGGGCTGGTGGCGGAGGAGGGGGCCGCCCTGGTCCTGGTGACCCACGACGAAGCCCTGGCCGCCCGCGCCGACCGCCGGGTGCGGCTGGCCGACGGGCGCGTTGCGCCGTGA
- a CDS encoding ABC transporter permease encodes MRFLAWRYAARELRSGVKGFRIFLACLALGVAAIAAAGSTAEAFRTGLAVQAREILGGDMAVSLEQRRFTEAERKAIEAAGATSWAVGTRAMAQAASGERRLVDLRGVSEAYPLSGKVTLETGQPLARALAVRDGVAGAAVERALLERLGLKIGDQILVGEMPVVVRDVLLEEPDRLSRGFALGPRVLVRRQAVAAGGFLEPGLTFAETARVALPPGTDLKAARQDLRKALKDKSIRIRDREDAAPGIRWLIDQLEYFLGFIGLASLVAGGLGVFGAVAAFLEARKPSIAVLKALGAEGPFIRDLYLIQIGVLALLGVAIGLAVGAAAPFILGGLVPDDIPVPALFDIYPVPLLKAAAFGLLSAAAFSLTPLARARVTPPASLFRRDVGGRLKLSVETVGAGVAALALAALSVITAPTPLAAAGMIGGVAVSFVLLWGLGLGAAWLAGRLRGKTRGSVRMGLANLAGPRSAARTAAPAIGLGVALLAAVVLIQSSLLRQVAEVAPRTAPALVFTEIPGARAAEFDAAVAAAFAAPLTPETYLRAPFLTGRIIRLGGMPVNRSAINEQERWAYDNDISLSAIGPEPKNAKVVEGRWWPADYAGPPLLAMEVDAARAGRLKVGNLVTLSVLGREIEAKVAVLREVDVGGFGASFPLVLNPSALEGAELRHVAIAKASRAQEARVGRALGAAFPEVNVISVREQLEAATDLFDRLALAIRGAAGVAALAGLLVLTGAIAARAQARAREATILKVLGASRLQILGAYVLEYGAVGLIAGVTGVGLGVIAAWPVVTLVFKADWAIDWGGVAALVGGAALLAGLGGLLASLQALAKRPADALRAE; translated from the coding sequence GTGAGGTTCCTGGCCTGGCGGTACGCCGCCCGCGAACTGCGCTCCGGGGTGAAGGGATTTCGGATATTCCTGGCCTGCCTGGCGCTGGGCGTGGCGGCGATCGCCGCGGCGGGGTCGACCGCCGAGGCCTTCCGCACCGGCCTGGCTGTCCAGGCGCGCGAAATCCTGGGCGGCGACATGGCGGTCTCCCTGGAACAGCGCCGGTTCACGGAGGCCGAGCGCAAGGCCATCGAGGCGGCGGGGGCGACATCCTGGGCCGTCGGGACCCGGGCCATGGCGCAAGCCGCGTCCGGCGAGCGCCGCCTGGTCGACCTGCGTGGGGTGAGCGAGGCCTATCCGCTCTCCGGCAAGGTGACCCTGGAGACCGGCCAGCCCCTGGCCCGGGCCCTGGCCGTCCGCGACGGGGTCGCCGGCGCGGCGGTGGAGCGCGCCCTGCTGGAGCGCCTGGGCCTGAAGATCGGGGACCAGATCCTGGTCGGCGAGATGCCGGTAGTGGTGCGCGATGTGCTGCTGGAGGAGCCTGACCGGCTGTCTCGCGGCTTCGCGCTGGGGCCGCGGGTGCTGGTGCGGCGCCAGGCCGTAGCGGCGGGCGGCTTCCTGGAGCCCGGCCTGACCTTCGCAGAGACCGCCCGTGTGGCCCTGCCGCCGGGCACGGACCTTAAGGCGGCGCGCCAGGACCTGCGCAAGGCGCTGAAGGACAAGTCCATCCGTATCCGCGACCGCGAGGACGCCGCCCCGGGGATCCGCTGGCTAATCGACCAGCTGGAATACTTCCTGGGCTTCATCGGCCTGGCCTCGCTGGTGGCGGGTGGCCTGGGCGTGTTCGGCGCCGTCGCCGCCTTCCTTGAGGCGCGCAAGCCGTCGATAGCCGTGCTGAAGGCGCTGGGGGCCGAAGGACCGTTCATCCGCGACCTCTATCTGATCCAGATCGGAGTCCTGGCCCTGCTGGGGGTGGCGATCGGCCTGGCGGTCGGGGCCGCCGCGCCCTTCATCCTGGGCGGACTGGTCCCTGACGACATTCCGGTCCCGGCCTTGTTCGACATCTATCCGGTCCCGCTGCTCAAGGCCGCGGCCTTCGGCCTGCTGTCGGCGGCGGCCTTCTCCCTGACGCCGCTGGCGCGGGCGAGGGTGACCCCGCCGGCCAGCCTGTTCCGCCGCGACGTGGGCGGGCGGCTGAAGCTGAGCGTCGAGACCGTGGGGGCGGGGGTGGCGGCCCTGGCGCTGGCGGCGCTCTCTGTGATCACCGCGCCCACGCCCCTGGCGGCGGCCGGGATGATCGGCGGGGTGGCGGTGTCGTTCGTCCTGCTGTGGGGCCTGGGGCTGGGCGCGGCCTGGCTGGCCGGGCGGCTGCGAGGCAAGACGCGAGGGTCCGTGCGGATGGGCCTGGCCAATCTGGCGGGACCGCGCTCGGCGGCGCGCACGGCCGCGCCGGCCATCGGCCTGGGGGTGGCCCTGCTGGCGGCGGTGGTGCTGATCCAGTCCAGCCTGTTGCGGCAGGTGGCCGAGGTCGCGCCGCGCACGGCGCCGGCCCTGGTGTTCACCGAGATCCCGGGGGCGCGAGCGGCCGAGTTCGACGCGGCGGTAGCCGCCGCCTTCGCCGCGCCCCTGACGCCAGAGACCTATCTGCGTGCGCCGTTCCTCACCGGGCGGATCATCCGGCTGGGCGGCATGCCGGTGAACCGGAGCGCCATCAACGAGCAGGAGCGCTGGGCCTACGACAACGACATCTCGCTCTCGGCCATCGGGCCGGAGCCGAAGAATGCCAAGGTCGTCGAAGGGCGCTGGTGGCCGGCCGACTATGCGGGGCCGCCGCTGCTGGCCATGGAGGTCGACGCCGCCCGGGCCGGCCGGCTGAAGGTGGGCAACCTGGTCACCCTGTCGGTGCTGGGTCGCGAGATCGAGGCCAAGGTGGCGGTGTTGCGCGAGGTCGACGTGGGCGGCTTCGGGGCGAGCTTCCCCCTGGTGCTGAATCCCTCCGCCCTGGAAGGGGCGGAGCTGCGCCACGTCGCCATCGCCAAGGCCAGCCGGGCGCAGGAGGCCCGCGTCGGCCGCGCCCTGGGCGCCGCCTTCCCGGAGGTGAACGTGATCTCGGTGCGCGAGCAGCTTGAGGCCGCCACCGACCTCTTCGACCGCCTGGCGCTCGCCATCCGCGGCGCGGCGGGGGTGGCGGCCCTGGCCGGGCTGCTGGTGCTGACCGGCGCCATCGCCGCCCGCGCCCAGGCCCGGGCGCGGGAAGCGACCATCCTCAAGGTGCTGGGGGCCTCGCGGCTGCAGATCCTCGGCGCCTATGTGCTGGAATACGGGGCGGTGGGGCTGATCGCCGGGGTGACCGGCGTGGGCCTGGGCGTGATCGCCGCCTGGCCGGTGGTGACCCTGGTGTTCAAGGCCGACTGGGCCATCGACTGGGGCGGGGTGGCGGCCCTGGTGGGCGGCGCGGCCCTGCTGGCGGGCCTGGGCGGACTGCTGGCCTCGCTGCAGGCCCTGGCGAAACGTCCTGCCGACGCCCTGCGCGCCGAGTAG
- a CDS encoding 2-oxoacid:ferredoxin oxidoreductase subunit beta codes for MTYITKPQLHHPKLAANSLGYTRRDYEGSVSTLCAGCGHDSISAAIIQACYELELPPHRIAKLSGIGCSSKTPDYFLGNSHGFNTVHGRMPSVLTGANLANRDLIYLGVSGDGDSASIGLGQFAHSIRRGVNMLYIVENNGVYGLTKGQFSATSDKGSKSKKGVVNHDAGIDLVMLALQMGATFVARSFSGDKAQLVPLIKAALAHKGAAFIDCISPCVQFNNHVGSTKSYDYVREHNEAVNRLDVVVPRDEIQVDYAPGTTVPVAQHDGSILQLHKLAQHYDPSDRVGALAYLQARQALGEIVTGLLFLDPEARDLHENLDTVDVPLNSLNEAELVPSLDVLAKLNASLR; via the coding sequence ATGACCTACATCACCAAGCCACAGCTGCATCACCCCAAGCTCGCGGCCAACAGCCTGGGCTACACCCGCCGCGACTACGAGGGCTCGGTCTCCACCCTCTGCGCCGGTTGCGGCCACGACTCGATCTCGGCGGCCATCATCCAGGCCTGCTACGAGTTGGAGCTGCCGCCCCACCGGATCGCCAAGCTGTCGGGCATCGGCTGCTCGTCCAAGACCCCGGACTATTTCCTGGGCAATTCCCACGGCTTCAACACCGTCCACGGCCGCATGCCCTCGGTGCTGACGGGCGCCAACCTGGCCAATCGCGACCTGATCTATCTGGGCGTCTCGGGCGACGGCGACTCGGCGTCCATCGGCCTCGGCCAATTCGCCCACTCGATCCGCCGCGGCGTGAACATGCTCTACATCGTGGAGAACAACGGGGTGTACGGCCTGACCAAGGGCCAGTTCTCCGCCACCTCCGACAAGGGCTCGAAGTCCAAGAAGGGCGTGGTCAACCACGACGCCGGCATCGACCTGGTCATGCTGGCCCTGCAGATGGGCGCCACCTTCGTCGCCCGCTCCTTCTCCGGCGACAAGGCCCAGCTCGTGCCGCTGATCAAGGCGGCGCTGGCCCACAAGGGCGCGGCCTTCATCGACTGCATCAGCCCCTGCGTGCAGTTCAACAATCACGTCGGCTCGACCAAGAGCTACGACTATGTTCGCGAGCACAACGAGGCCGTGAACCGCCTCGACGTCGTCGTCCCACGCGACGAGATCCAGGTCGACTATGCGCCCGGCACGACCGTCCCGGTCGCCCAGCACGACGGCTCGATCCTGCAGCTCCACAAGCTGGCCCAGCACTACGACCCCAGCGACCGGGTGGGCGCCCTGGCCTACCTTCAGGCCCGCCAGGCGCTCGGCGAGATCGTCACCGGCTTGCTGTTCCTCGACCCCGAGGCCCGCGACCTGCACGAGAACCTCGACACGGTGGACGTGCCTCTGAACAGCCTGAACGAAGCAGAACTGGTGCCGAGCCTCGACGTCCTCGCCAAGCTGAATGCGTCGCTGCGCTAG
- a CDS encoding 2-oxoacid:acceptor oxidoreductase subunit alpha, whose product MSLEAVNDFVVKFANVNGSGSASANGMFAKSILRMGVPVAARNIFPSNIQGLPTWFEVRVTGAGHLGRRGGVDLMVAMNPQTWDRDIAEIEPGGYLFYDSTKPLPREKFRDDINVVGVPLTAICNAAYQLPRERQLFKNIIYVGALAALLGIELEVLETLLGEQFKGKDRLITANVAALKMGRDYVAENLHPLGLKVVRADAVGDRIFVEGNMASALGAVYGGATVCAWYPITPSTSLAEAFTGFCEDYRTDPETGKARYAIVQAEDEIASIGVVVGAGWNGARAFTATSGPGVSLMTEFIGLSYFAEIPAVIFDVQRGGPSTGMPTRTQQADLLAGAYAGHGDTKHPMLLPADPGECFEMGALAFDLADRLQTTVFVMLDLDIGMNEWLTKPFEWDPERKLDRGKVMTYEDLEAGKEFGRYLDVDGDGVPYRTYPGVHPTKGGYFTRGTSRNPYARYSEEGSVYVDNMQRLLRKFDTAKALVPAPIARLAKRATREGVIYFGSSTPSMHEALETLDAQGLHLDAMRVRGFPFADEVFDFIAAHDRVFVVEQNRDAQLRTLLVNEGDVAPAKLVPVLNYDGSPITARFIAGAVGGLMTAAARVRAPEAAE is encoded by the coding sequence ATGTCGCTAGAGGCCGTCAACGACTTCGTCGTCAAGTTCGCCAACGTCAACGGCTCGGGGTCGGCGAGCGCCAACGGCATGTTCGCCAAGTCGATCCTGCGGATGGGCGTGCCGGTGGCGGCGCGCAACATCTTTCCGTCCAACATCCAGGGCCTGCCGACCTGGTTCGAGGTGCGGGTCACCGGGGCGGGCCATCTGGGCCGGCGCGGCGGGGTGGACCTGATGGTCGCCATGAACCCGCAGACCTGGGATCGCGACATCGCCGAGATCGAGCCCGGCGGCTATCTGTTCTACGACTCCACCAAGCCCCTGCCCCGCGAGAAATTCCGCGATGATATCAATGTGGTCGGCGTGCCGCTGACCGCCATCTGCAACGCCGCCTATCAGCTCCCGCGCGAACGCCAGTTGTTCAAGAACATCATCTATGTCGGGGCTTTGGCGGCGCTTCTTGGCATCGAGCTTGAAGTCCTGGAGACCTTGCTCGGCGAGCAGTTCAAGGGCAAGGACCGGCTGATCACCGCCAATGTCGCCGCGCTCAAGATGGGCCGGGACTATGTGGCCGAAAACCTCCACCCCCTGGGCCTGAAGGTGGTCCGCGCCGACGCCGTCGGCGACCGGATCTTCGTCGAGGGCAACATGGCCTCGGCCCTGGGCGCGGTCTATGGCGGCGCCACGGTCTGCGCCTGGTATCCGATCACCCCCTCGACCTCGCTGGCCGAGGCCTTCACCGGTTTCTGCGAGGACTACCGGACCGATCCGGAGACCGGCAAGGCGCGCTACGCCATCGTCCAGGCAGAGGACGAGATCGCCTCCATCGGCGTGGTGGTCGGCGCGGGCTGGAACGGGGCGCGGGCCTTCACCGCCACCTCCGGCCCCGGCGTCTCGCTGATGACCGAGTTCATCGGCCTGTCCTATTTCGCCGAGATCCCGGCGGTGATCTTCGACGTCCAGCGCGGCGGGCCCTCCACCGGCATGCCGACCCGGACGCAGCAGGCCGACCTGCTGGCCGGCGCCTATGCCGGCCACGGCGACACCAAGCACCCCATGCTGCTGCCCGCCGATCCCGGTGAGTGCTTCGAGATGGGGGCGCTGGCCTTCGACCTCGCTGACCGGCTGCAGACCACGGTCTTCGTCATGCTGGACCTCGACATCGGCATGAACGAGTGGCTGACCAAGCCCTTCGAGTGGGACCCCGAGCGCAAGCTCGACCGCGGCAAGGTGATGACCTACGAGGACCTGGAGGCCGGCAAGGAGTTCGGCCGGTATCTGGACGTCGACGGCGACGGCGTCCCCTACCGCACCTATCCGGGCGTCCACCCCACCAAGGGCGGCTACTTCACCCGCGGCACCTCGCGCAATCCCTACGCCCGCTACAGCGAGGAGGGCTCGGTCTATGTCGACAACATGCAGCGCCTGCTGCGCAAGTTCGACACCGCCAAGGCCCTGGTCCCCGCCCCGATCGCCCGCCTCGCCAAGCGGGCCACCCGCGAGGGCGTGATCTATTTCGGCTCCAGCACCCCCTCCATGCACGAGGCGCTGGAGACCCTGGACGCCCAGGGCCTGCATCTGGACGCCATGCGGGTGCGGGGCTTCCCCTTCGCCGACGAGGTGTTCGACTTCATCGCCGCCCACGACCGGGTGTTCGTGGTCGAGCAGAACCGCGACGCCCAGCTTCGCACCCTGCTGGTCAACGAGGGCGACGTCGCCCCGGCCAAGCTGGTGCCGGTGCTGAATTATGACGGCTCGCCGATCACCGCCCGCTTCATCGCCGGCGCCGTCGGCGGCTTGATGACCGCCGCCGCGCGGGTGCGCGCGCCGGAGGCCGCCGAATGA
- a CDS encoding FAD-dependent oxidoreductase: MQRTSTEGPDYFHKVVDCQWACPAHTPVPEYIRLIAEGRYSDAYMVNWKSNVFPGILGRTCDRPCEPACRRGRVEDEPVAICRLKRVAADNKDNIAGRLPPPAAASNGKRIALIGAGPASLTVARDLAPLGYELVVYDGDAKAGGMIRSQIPRFRLPESVIDEEVGYITGLGMEMRLGSYVDSLKSVLDEEYDAVFVGSGAPRGRDLDLPGRREVAGHIHIGIDWLSSVSFGHIEKIGRRVIVLGGGNTAMDCCRTSRRLGGEDVKVIVRSGFEEMKASPWEKEDAIHEDIPILNFLVPKAFTHEDGRLTGVTFEKVEPRLDERGRRSLVPTGEPDQHFECDDVLIAVGQENAFPWMERDIGLVFDEWGMPQVDPVTFQSTHPKVFFGGDAAFGPKNIIWAVAQGHDAAISIDKFCKDQDLADRPPPGFSMASQKMGIHEWSYDNDIANDLRYRVPLRDKAVALKDVKVEVELGFDREMAYREAQRCLNCDIQTVFSEPACIECDACADICPVDCITFTGNGDEEDLRGRLNAPALNTEQAILVSGELKTGRVMVKDEDVCLHCGLCAERCPTGAWDMQKFLLEMTHAGGTCR, encoded by the coding sequence GTGCAGCGCACCAGTACCGAGGGTCCCGACTACTTCCATAAGGTTGTCGATTGTCAGTGGGCCTGTCCGGCCCATACGCCGGTCCCCGAATATATCCGTCTGATCGCCGAAGGCCGTTATTCCGACGCCTACATGGTCAACTGGAAGTCCAACGTCTTCCCGGGAATCCTGGGCCGAACCTGCGACCGCCCCTGCGAGCCGGCCTGCCGCCGCGGCCGGGTGGAGGACGAGCCGGTCGCCATCTGCCGCCTGAAGCGCGTGGCCGCCGACAACAAGGACAACATCGCCGGCCGCCTCCCGCCTCCCGCGGCCGCTTCCAACGGCAAGCGGATCGCCCTGATCGGCGCCGGCCCCGCCTCGCTCACCGTGGCCCGCGACCTGGCGCCCCTGGGCTACGAGCTGGTGGTCTATGACGGTGACGCCAAGGCCGGCGGCATGATCCGCAGCCAGATCCCCCGCTTCCGCCTGCCGGAGTCCGTCATCGACGAAGAGGTTGGCTACATCACCGGCCTCGGCATGGAAATGCGGCTGGGATCCTATGTCGACAGCCTCAAGTCGGTGCTCGACGAGGAGTATGACGCGGTCTTCGTGGGTTCGGGGGCGCCGCGCGGCCGCGACCTGGACCTGCCGGGCCGCCGCGAGGTGGCCGGCCACATCCACATCGGCATCGACTGGCTCTCCAGCGTCTCCTTCGGCCACATCGAGAAGATCGGCCGCCGGGTGATCGTGCTGGGCGGCGGCAACACCGCTATGGACTGCTGCCGCACCTCGCGCCGGCTGGGCGGCGAGGACGTCAAGGTCATCGTCCGTTCCGGGTTCGAGGAGATGAAGGCCTCTCCCTGGGAGAAGGAAGACGCCATTCACGAGGACATCCCGATCCTCAACTTCCTGGTCCCCAAGGCCTTCACCCACGAGGACGGCCGCCTGACCGGCGTGACCTTCGAGAAGGTCGAGCCGCGGCTGGACGAGCGTGGCCGCCGCAGCCTGGTTCCCACCGGTGAGCCCGACCAGCACTTCGAATGCGACGACGTCCTGATCGCAGTGGGCCAGGAAAACGCCTTCCCCTGGATGGAGCGCGACATCGGCCTCGTCTTCGATGAGTGGGGCATGCCCCAGGTCGACCCGGTGACCTTCCAGTCGACCCATCCCAAGGTCTTCTTTGGAGGCGACGCGGCCTTCGGGCCCAAGAACATCATCTGGGCCGTGGCCCAGGGGCACGACGCGGCCATTTCCATCGACAAGTTCTGCAAGGACCAGGACCTGGCCGACCGCCCGCCGCCGGGCTTCTCCATGGCCAGCCAGAAGATGGGCATCCATGAGTGGAGCTACGACAACGACATCGCCAACGACCTGCGCTACCGGGTGCCGCTGCGCGACAAGGCCGTGGCGCTCAAGGACGTCAAGGTCGAGGTCGAGCTCGGCTTCGATCGCGAGATGGCCTATCGCGAGGCCCAGCGCTGCCTCAACTGCGACATCCAGACGGTGTTCTCCGAGCCCGCCTGCATCGAGTGCGACGCCTGCGCCGACATCTGCCCGGTGGACTGCATCACCTTCACCGGGAACGGCGACGAGGAGGACCTGCGCGGTCGCCTCAACGCCCCGGCGCTGAACACCGAACAGGCCATCCTGGTTTCCGGCGAGCTCAAGACCGGCCGGGTGATGGTCAAGGACGAGGACGTCTGCCTGCACTGCGGCCTCTGCGCCGAGCGCTGCCCCACCGGGGCCTGGGACATGCAGAAGTTCCTCCTGGAAATGACCCATGCGGGGGGGACATGTCGCTAG
- a CDS encoding SDR family NAD(P)-dependent oxidoreductase, with product MDLQLNDKVVFVAGGSRGIGLGIVEACLAEGARVAFAARGEGPLMAARDTLAKRWGEDRVWARAGDLRESAVLDDMIEAVEAEFGPIWGAVANVGLHPCPPGFDVDDETWDAGFVQNLDSAYRLARVVLRRMTERKAGSLLFISSIAGGAALGTPLTYGTSKAAMNHMGKELAAIVGRHGVRVNTIAPGNIIFPGGDWETRSQGPGGEKVLRWINREVPLKRFGEPHEIGVAAAFLLSPAASFVTGVVLAVDGGQTK from the coding sequence ATGGACTTGCAGCTTAACGACAAGGTCGTCTTCGTCGCGGGGGGCAGCCGCGGGATTGGGCTCGGTATCGTGGAGGCTTGCCTGGCGGAGGGCGCCCGGGTCGCCTTCGCGGCCCGGGGCGAGGGGCCGCTGATGGCGGCGCGCGACACGCTGGCGAAGCGGTGGGGCGAGGATCGGGTCTGGGCGCGGGCGGGCGACCTGCGCGAGAGCGCGGTCCTGGACGACATGATCGAGGCCGTCGAGGCGGAGTTCGGGCCCATCTGGGGCGCCGTGGCCAATGTCGGGCTTCATCCCTGCCCGCCGGGATTCGACGTCGATGACGAGACCTGGGACGCGGGGTTCGTGCAGAACCTCGATTCCGCCTATCGGCTGGCCCGGGTGGTCCTTCGCAGGATGACCGAGCGCAAGGCGGGGTCCCTGCTGTTCATCAGCTCCATCGCCGGCGGGGCGGCCCTGGGCACGCCGCTCACCTACGGGACGTCGAAGGCGGCGATGAACCACATGGGCAAGGAGCTGGCGGCCATCGTCGGCCGGCATGGCGTGCGGGTGAACACCATCGCGCCAGGCAACATCATCTTCCCCGGAGGCGACTGGGAGACGCGGTCGCAGGGCCCGGGCGGCGAGAAGGTGCTGCGCTGGATAAACCGCGAAGTGCCCCTGAAGCGCTTCGGCGAGCCGCACGAGATCGGCGTCGCCGCAGCCTTCCTGCTCAGCCCGGCCGCCAGCTTCGTGACGGGCGTGGTCTTGGCGGTGGACGGCGGCCAGACCAAATAG